GAGGCCGCCGAGACGTGGGTCGCGAACGGGCACGCCGTGACGGTCGTGTCGCCAGACCCCACCAGCGACACCCACGGGGGGCGCGTCGCCGCGCTCGACCGGCGCCGCAGGGCGCGCGAACTGCGCGGGTTCGGCGCGCGGGTGGCCGACTGGTCGCCCGGCGAACCCCTCGCTGCCGCGGTCGAACGCGCGGGGGCGCGGTGGCGATGAGCCGTCCCGTCTCGCCGCCGTCGACCGCGCCGTCGCCGACGGGGAGCGGCGTCGCCTTCACAGCCGTGACGCTCGCGGGCGTGCTCGCGGGCGTCTCACTCGGCCTCCCGATCGTCGGCGGGGTCCTCCTGTCGGCGGTCGGCGGCGGACTCCTGTGGTGGTCACTCCGACGCGCCCCCGCGGGTGGCACCGACGCCGCCGTCGGCGGACTCGGCGTCGGCCTCGCCGTGTACGCGCTGGCTGCCGGACCCGGCGTCACGGCGGTCGCCGGCGGCGGGACCCCGGGGGTCGTCGTGGCCGCCTGTACCGCCGTCGCGCTCGCACTCGTCGCCGCGGAAGGGTCGCTCGGACTCGCGGAGGCGACCGCCGTGCTCACCACGCCGTTGGCGGTCGCCGCCGCGGCACCCGTCGCCGCGCTCGTGTTCATCGCGCCCGCGGTGTCGCTCGGCGGCCCGCTCCTCGACGCCGTCGGAGCGGCCATCCCGCGACTGCTCGGCGGCACCGCGCTCGTCGCGCTGGTGGCGCTCCAAGTGGTCGGCCTCGCCGCCGCGCTCCTACTCGGGCCGGCGACGCGGACGCTGCGGCGGTTGCTCGGGCCGGACCGCTACCGGCCACCGCCGGTCGCCGAGGCCGCGGCGCTGCGGGTCCGCGACGTGCCGCGCTGGTACTGGGTCGCGCTGCTCGTGCAGGTCGTCGTCGTCCCCGGCCTGGGCGACCCGCTCGGGTGGCTCCTCTACCGCGTTCCGGTCGTCGGGCCGGCGAGCAGGCTGCTGCTCGACGGCGGCCTCCTCGCCGGACTGGGACTGCTCGTCGCGCTCGGCCTCGCGTGCGTGGTCGCGGCCGGTCGGCTACAGTCGCTTGTCGTCGACGTCGCCGGCGAGGACCCCGGTGGCGCACTCGGTGCCGCCGCTCCCGCCGCGCTCGGGGTCGGCGTGCTGGTCGTCTCCGCCGGCGCCGCCGCCGTCGGTGCCGTCGGTCCGACGGTGCCGGTCGTGGGCGCGCCGGTCGCGTACAGTTCGTGGCTGTTGGTCGTCGCCGCGCCGGTGAGCGTGTTCGCGCTCGTCCGCGTCACGTCTCTCCTCACCGGCGACCCGGCGTTCGCGGGGATCGTCCCGGAACATGGTGCGGGCTTCGCGCTCGCCAGCGGTGCGGTGGTCGCCGGCGCGGTCGCCGCGGGCGTCGGCGGTGCGGCGCCGCCTGCGGTGTTCGCCGGCGTCGCGCTCGCGCTCGTCACGTGGGGTGCAGGTGAGCACGCGGCGGGACTGGGTGCCCACCTCGGTCGCGACGCCGCCACGGAACCGGTCGAGTACGCCCGGACGGTCGGCCTCGTCGCCGTCGGCCTCGTCGCCGTGCTCGTGCTCTCTGCGGTCGCGTACCTCGGCCCGCCAATCGCCGTCGCCCCCGAGCGGGCGGCGGTGGCGCTGCTGCTGTTGTTGGTGGCACTGCTCGCGCTCACCGTACGCGTCGGACTGGAGACCGAGTAACGGTGGAGCCAGCGGAGGCGGGAGACACAGAAGGCGGAGACGACGGCGACGGGCGCCCCAGTGCACGCCCCGCTCCCGCGGCCCGAGATGAAGGGGTACGTTCATACCGCCTGCCCGTCCACGACCCGGCGTGCGACTGATCCACCGCTCGGGCGCCATCCATCCCGAGGAGGGCGACCCGTCGCCCCCCCGCGAGCGCGTCCTCGCGACGGACGTCGACGTCGCGGATACGGTCGTCTCCCAGACCCGCGGGCTGATGTTCCGCCGCTCGGTGCCCGACGACTACGGGCTCGTCTTCCAGTTCGACGAGGCCGACTCGCGGAGCCTCCACATGCTGTTCGTCCCGTTCGCCATCGACGCCGTCTGGCTCGTCGAGGGTGAGGTGACGAAGGTGAAGCGCCTCCGCCCGTGGGTCGGCCTCGGCTGGGGGACCGCCGACACGATCATCGAGTTGCCCGCCGGCGCCGCCGACGACGTCGAGCCCGGTGACCAGATCGAAGTCGTCGAGTAACGACCCCACACCGAACGGCCCGCCACGGCGAGTAGCGTTATGTCAGCTGATTCCGTAGCGGCGCGTATGCGTCGAGCGACCCTCGCGGCCGCGTTACTCGCCGGCAAGGGACTCGACGCAGTCTCGACGGTGGTCGTGCTCCACCTCTCGGACTCCGTGCACGAGTCCGTCCCGCTCTCGCGGGCGCTGATGGCGTGGCTCGGTCCGGTCGGCGGCATGGCCCTGCTCACGGTGATCACGATGGTCGTCGTCGGCGTCCTCGCCGAGGCGGGGGTGCTCATCGACCGCCTCGTCGACGGCGAGACGCCCGAGTGGTACGTCCCCGGCCTGCGCGCGACCGTCTACCTCGGCTGTGCGACGTGGTTCGGGCTGATCGGCCTGTGGAACTTCTCGCACCTGTTGTAGCGCCCGCTCGCGCCGGACAGGCAGCGTCGCGTCTCCGGAGGTATTTATCGGATGCCGCCGTAGCGCCCCGCGTGAGCTACGTCG
The DNA window shown above is from Halobaculum marinum and carries:
- a CDS encoding DUF192 domain-containing protein gives rise to the protein MRLIHRSGAIHPEEGDPSPPRERVLATDVDVADTVVSQTRGLMFRRSVPDDYGLVFQFDEADSRSLHMLFVPFAIDAVWLVEGEVTKVKRLRPWVGLGWGTADTIIELPAGAADDVEPGDQIEVVE
- a CDS encoding DUF7519 family protein encodes the protein MSRPVSPPSTAPSPTGSGVAFTAVTLAGVLAGVSLGLPIVGGVLLSAVGGGLLWWSLRRAPAGGTDAAVGGLGVGLAVYALAAGPGVTAVAGGGTPGVVVAACTAVALALVAAEGSLGLAEATAVLTTPLAVAAAAPVAALVFIAPAVSLGGPLLDAVGAAIPRLLGGTALVALVALQVVGLAAALLLGPATRTLRRLLGPDRYRPPPVAEAAALRVRDVPRWYWVALLVQVVVVPGLGDPLGWLLYRVPVVGPASRLLLDGGLLAGLGLLVALGLACVVAAGRLQSLVVDVAGEDPGGALGAAAPAALGVGVLVVSAGAAAVGAVGPTVPVVGAPVAYSSWLLVVAAPVSVFALVRVTSLLTGDPAFAGIVPEHGAGFALASGAVVAGAVAAGVGGAAPPAVFAGVALALVTWGAGEHAAGLGAHLGRDAATEPVEYARTVGLVAVGLVAVLVLSAVAYLGPPIAVAPERAAVALLLLLVALLALTVRVGLETE